ATTTGATGGCTTTGGCATTTTCTGTAATATCCTAAAATataaatcattcaaaatcatatatatgttttttcttCATTTGGGTCTTTATGGTACTTATGATCTCATCatgcattttaaaaatttttatttcgtTCTACAGGATCATTGAAAGTAAAGCCAGTTGCAAATTTAAAGAAAGAGGAGACTTCTAATGATGATCAGTTATCTTTGGATGTAAAGAATTTAGATTTGGTGGATGAGGTTTCTAACAGTGCGAGAAACAATGGGAAGCTGGCCCAAACATTTACCTTTGAAGAGCTTGCAGCCGCAACAGGCAATTTCCGGTCAGATTGTTTCTTGGGTGAAGGAGGTTTTGGTAAAGTTTACAAGGGGCATTTGGATAAAATCAACCAGGTGGGCACCCTTTTAATATACTCTTACTCCATTTTGCTGTAAAGCTCATTTTACAGTGTCAAATGATTTGGTTTTAATTGGTGGTTAAGACTTGAATTATGTTGTTTTATTTGATATAGGTTGTTGCTATTAAGCAACTTGATCCAAATGGCCTTCAAGGGACTAGGGAGTTTGTAATTGAAGTATTAACATTAAGTCTAGCAGATCATCCTAATCTTGTTAAGTTGATTGGTTACTGCGCCGAGGGAGATCAGAGGCTGTTGGTGTATGAGTACATGCCATTAGGATCTCTAGAAAACCATTTGTTTGGTATGTAAGTCACGTACCATCTCATCCTTGTGTTGATTGCTCATTTCAGAACTTACCATTTACGATTctattttcatttaataattTCCGTTTTGCAGATCTTCCACGAGATAGGCAACCACTTGATTGGAACACAAGAATGAAAATCGCTGCTGGTGCAGCAAAGGGTTTAGAGTATTTGCATGATAAAATGAAACCTCCTGTTATATATCGCGATCTGAAATGCTCCAACATTCTGGTTGGTGAGGGTTATCATCCAAAGCTGTCTGATTTTGGCTTGGCCAAAGTCGGACCCAGTGGGGATAAGACTCATGTTTCTACAAGGGTTATGGGCACATATGGATATTGTGCGCCAGACTATGCAATGACAGGTCAACTAACGTTTAAATCAGATGTTTATAGCTTTGGGGTAGTTCTTTTGGAGCTCATCACAGGCAGGAAAGCAATTGATCAAACGAGGGATCGTAGCGAGCAGAATCTTGTTGCTTGGGTAAGATGATTTCTGGctcattaattatattagtcTAAAGTCTTTGGTGCCCTAGGTGAAATTTTGTGTTCTATAATGAAGAACTCATCTTCGTTCTTTTGTTACAAACGTCTTTAGCACCAAAGTAATATAAATTTCAACTGCAATCGTTTTGATcttttagatgttttatgatcaGCCATTAGCAGTCAGTCAAAAGATCAACCCTTGAAATATTTACGTCTGGGTAATTTGTTaattgag
This sequence is a window from Manihot esculenta cultivar AM560-2 chromosome 4, M.esculenta_v8, whole genome shotgun sequence. Protein-coding genes within it:
- the LOC110612719 gene encoding probable serine/threonine-protein kinase PBL5 is translated as MGCFGCTGESSKRSERSNSSSIKRNDQTRPTSGSLKVKPVANLKKEETSNDDQLSLDVKNLDLVDEVSNSARNNGKLAQTFTFEELAAATGNFRSDCFLGEGGFGKVYKGHLDKINQVVAIKQLDPNGLQGTREFVIEVLTLSLADHPNLVKLIGYCAEGDQRLLVYEYMPLGSLENHLFDLPRDRQPLDWNTRMKIAAGAAKGLEYLHDKMKPPVIYRDLKCSNILVGEGYHPKLSDFGLAKVGPSGDKTHVSTRVMGTYGYCAPDYAMTGQLTFKSDVYSFGVVLLELITGRKAIDQTRDRSEQNLVAWARPMFKDRRNFSRMVDPLLQGQYPVRGLYQALAISAMCVQEQPNMRPAISDVVMALNYLASQKYDPETDPVQGSHKNSSRSGQKKNNDRSAGDDSPDRNAEGEING